The Candidatus Omnitrophota bacterium nucleotide sequence TCGTGCAGAAAACCATCGGCCTGACCAGTTACGGTTATTTCGGGGGCGTCACAACGAACAACAGCACCGTCAATTCCCGCCGTCCGGTGGGAATTCCCGGCACGATAGCTTCCTCCAGCCAGAGGAGAATCAAAATAGTGGAATGCACTGTGAGATATTTTTTCAAACCCATGTTCATGACAACGGCCGTAATACCTCTGTCCGCCTCGGCGCGGGCCATGGTGCATGAGCTTCCGGAGGGCGTTGAATGAAAAAAGAAAGCGGACAGGCCATAGTTCTTACGGCGCTGACGATGCTGGTGATGTGCCTCTTCACATTCATGGTCATAAACACCGGCGTTGTGTTTTACCGCAGGATACAGATGCAGAACGCCGCCGACTGCGCGGCTCTGAGCTCCACGAGAATTCTGGCCCGTTCGCTGAATGTGGTTGCAAACACAAATAACGTCATAGGCATAGAGCAGGTGCCCTGCGTCGGAGGTTTTTTGCCGATGCTATTTGGTACGCTCTCGCCTATGATGATGAAGAATATGAAAAGCGCGTATGAGTCGCTCCGCTCGATTGAAACAGCCTGGGTGAGAGCGGGCGCCGGACAGGCGGCGGCGATGGGATATCATGTGGCGAAACTGAACGGCGCCAAGGCGGGAATACCGACGGGTTCTTTTTCTCTCAAACTCAAAGGGCGGAAAATAAAAGTTCTGTTCTGGAAATGCATCAAAATTCCCACTCCATGGGGGACGATAGAGATACCCATACCTCAGGGAACAAAGACCTATAACCCCGCTTATTACAGACGGTCGTGGGCGACAGATGAGCAGAAAGCCCAGCCGACGCACAAAATAAAATGGCGCGTGTATAAGGACGCCTACCAGCCGTTTGCGGGTTCTCTCTTCGGCAATTTGTCAGCGGCAAAACCGACATGGGCTTCGGCTCAGGCAAAAGTCTTTTACGACTGTAGAAAAAATTACGGGCTTCATTACGGCGGATTTCCGCGTTCACGGAACGCCTCACTGATGGAAAAAATATTTATTCCACAGCCGATATCCGCCTTGAATCCCGCCCAGTTCAACGCATATCTCATACCCTACGGGGTGAGCTATCTGCACTGATGAAAAAGAATTTGAAATCACCTCGTGCTGGCCAGGCGATGGCGGAGATGGTGATATGCCTCATTGTCCTGCCTCTTTTCATAACAGCCATCGTCCGCTTCGGCCAGACTTTGATAATCCAGCAACGGCTTCTTATGGCGGCGAAACACGGCGCGATTCTCAGATCCACCAATCTGGTGGCTGACACTTATGTAAGAGGCGAGGTATTACACTTCCTCGACAGGGGTACACCCAAACTGGAAAGAAGCAGGATAACAATATCTCTGGCGAAAACGAGCTATTTCGGAAACCCCATATCCCATGTCACCGTGGGTTATAGAATAAGGGTGCCGAAATTCAGTAAAAGTTTTTTTCAGCCGTTTTCCACCGAAGAGATCACGCTCAGGGAAGAGGCCTACTGCGCTGATTTCAGGCGTTTGTCAGGAACGCCATATCTGCCCGATATTTAAATCCCCTGCCGTTTTTTTCTTTTATAGATCACAGAAATTTCGTCAGACCGCAGTAATTTCCAGTCCTCTGAATTGCCGAGGTAAAAGGATAAAGGGGCATTTTTTTCCCAGAGAATAAAATCAAAATTGTTTTTTTCAAGAAATTCGCGTGGATCTTTCATAAGTTCGGTTGACTGAAAAAAATCCTCAAGGAATCCGCCGGGGTAGAAATCGGCTCTGCCGTCTATGAAAACTTTTATGCCGCTGTATATAAGATAGCCGCCCCAGTGATAGGGATGCAGAAGGCGCGACGGTTTGAGCGTGACGATCTCTTCGGCGGCTTTTCCCGGCAGTTCGTTATCCTGAAGATATCCGCCGCGAAAATTTTTATTAAATGTCATGACAATCAGTACAGCCGCCAGGGCGACGAGGAAATAATTCAAGGCGCCTAATGGTTTTGATTTTATAACACCCTGCGAAGTTTTATCGGAAACCCGCTTCAAAAACGCCTCCAGCCAAAGCGCCATGTGCCTGGAGGCGGCGGGGGATGTCACGATTATGAAAAGGGGTATGTTCCTCGCGGAGTAAAGCGCGCCCGCCAGAAATGAAAAATAAAGAAACATATCCCGCGCCGCCGGTTTTTCCGGCGAGAAAATAAAAGAGAGCAGCGTTGCCGCGGCAAAAATGATAAGAGCTTTTCCGTGGATGGAGTGAAAGTCGGGGCTCATCCATTCCATTATGTAGCTCATGTGCGTGTGCGTGGAGCCGTAAAGATATTTGAAGGGATGGAGCGCTGCCCTTATGCCGTAGGGATTGAGCAGGAGCGCCGCCGCGGCTATGAGAGCTACATAGCCGAGAGAGGATACTTTCCGCAGGCGTATTGTCTCTTCCGAGGCGAAAACGGCCAGCACGACGGCGCCGATGATGAACATCCCGTGCAGGTTGATCCATAAGACAAAAAGAAAAGGTACGGCGCGGATGTGGCGGGATTTCCCCCCGTACAAGATCAGGATCAGCGCGGCCAGCAGAAAAAAAGAAAATATCCATGGCCTCGCCGAATAAGTCAGGGATGATGCCGCCGCGCCCAGGGCGCTGACAAAAACAGAGATCTCAAAGGATGAACTCAGTTTCAGGCAGGTGAGAAAAACCATAAAAAAAGCGCCTGTTATAAAGGCCGCTTTAAGCAGTATGATGCCGGCGAAACCAGCGGTTTTGAAAACAGCGTGAAATATGAGCTGCGACAGCCATTCGTGATCCAGCCACTTTCCGCCCCCGTGTGTCCATGAATAAGTGTCCTGAGCCGGCGCTCCGGAAGCGGCGATTATTTCTCCCGTTTTCAGATGCCAGAAGAAATCGGGGTCGGATATTTTCGTGAGATTGAGGATAAAAACGATGCTCAGAAGAAACACGATCAAAACAGTTCTGATATTAAATTTCCCACGCATATCCGCAATGATAATTTAATTGAAGTTTCTTTGCAATGCCGAACGCTTTAACTAAGTATTAAAAGGCACCTCTTGCATATTGATATAAGTCCGCTCATATTATACAATCAAGAACGCGTTCTGAAAGACGAAGGGGAGGGGGCAATATGCAAAATAGGAAAGTTATTCTGATAGCCGCTGTTTTCGGGCTTATGGCTGTTCTGCTGGTTCAGACTTTTCTGAGCAGTGTGGAGAAAAAATACAAGGTCGGCTCCGAGCCGGTAAATGTTCTTGTCGCCAAGGGCTATATTTCCGAGGGCACGCTCATCACAGAAGACATGGTGGATATAAAAAGAATACCGCGCAACTTCGTTCAGCCCGGCGCTGTCACTTCGGTCAAACAGCTCATGAACGAACAGGGGATGTATGTCAACGCGACGCTCGTTCCGATACTTGAGGGTGAGCAGGTGACCTCGACCAAACTTGTGCAGCCGGGCAAGGAAACGGGCATGTCCATCGTTATACCTGAAGGATACAGGGCTGTTTCGGTGGCGGTCAACGATATAACGGGCGTGGCGCGGCTCATCAAACCCGGGGACAGGGTTGATGTTATAGGCACATCCGAATTCACGGTGAAACACCGTCCAATAGTCAGGTCTTTTACCGCGTTTCAGAATGTCCTCGTCCTCGCCTATAATCAGAACATCATGGGCACTGTTATAGCGCCCGAGAAGAAAGAGGGCCAGGGTATGGGCGAGATGCCGCAGGAAGATCAGCAGGAAAAGATCCCGACGGTGACGCTCGCTCTCACACCCGACCAGGCGCAGAAAATAACGCATCTGGCCAAGATCGGCGAAATACAGTTGTCACTGCGCCCGATAGGCGAGAAGGCCACGCCGGGTCTTTCTGTGATAGACACGGACGATCTGCTGAGAAACTGATGGGCCAAGGGCGGGTTATAACCATTGTCGGCGCCAAAGGGGGCGTTGGCCAGACGACATTCGCGTGCAATATCGCGCTCGCCCTCCACAACCTCGGAAAGAAAACGGTTCTTCTTGATTTTAACGCCGGACTTCTCGGCGAACTGGCGCTGCTCCTTCAGATGCACACGGATAAAACGCTCATCCAGATCCTGCCTGTTTTAAGTCAGCTGAACGCCGATATGATGCAGGGCTTTGTCTCAAAGCACTCGAGCGGTCTGGATTTTTTGAGCTGCGCGGCCGAGAAAAAAGAAACGATCCAGATCCGGCCATCCCACATATCCAAGATACTGGATTCCTTTCACAATTCCTATGATTTCGTTGTTGTGAATCTCGGCCGGGGTTTTACTGATGTGCAGATAGCCGCGTATGATTCGAGCGACCTCGTTTTTCTTCTTTTCACGCCGGAGCTCCTTTCTCTTTTTCACGCGAAAAAGATCATCAGCGGTTTCATAGAAAATCATTTTCCCCCCCAGATGGTCAAACCCTTGCTCAACAAGAGCGGACTCAAGAGTGCCCTGTCCGAGGCGCAGATCAGGGATTATCTGAAACAGGATATTTTCTGGGATCTGCCTTTTGAATCCGAAACGCTTTTTGAATCCATCAATAAGGGCGTGCCGGCCGTCGTGAATTCGCCCAAATCCCTTTTCAGTAGAAAAATCGTACAGCTCGCCCAGAACCTCAGCTTCGCGGAGGATGAGGAGGAGAAAGGGAGGGGCATCTTCGCGGGACTCCGCCAGATGCTCTCAAACGCCCGCCGGGATTATTCCCGCGCGGAAGCGGAAGCGGAGGACGCGCGTCCCGCCGTCATACCCGGCGCTGAAAATGTCTATGAGAAACTTAAGGAAAACATATACCGTAAACTGGTGGAAAGGATCAAGGAAAAGCAGATAGATGTCGCCGCGATCAAAACGAAACACCAGGAGGAAAAAGCCAGAAGCGACATTGAGAAAGAAATAGAAGCCATACTCGCCAGCGAGGGTAAGGGCCTTTCCGAAAGAGTGGACAGGATACGCCTGTCCAAGGAGATAATGGACAGGGCGCTGGGGCTGGGGCCCATTGAGGATCTGCTGAAAGACCCTTCCATCACCGAGGTGATGGTCAACGGCATGGATAGGATATATGTGGAAAGAAAGGGCAAGATATCTCTCACGAACAAGCGTTTTTCGTCGCATGACGAGCTCATGAATATTATTCAGCGCATTGTTGTGCCTCTGGGCCGGCGTATTGACGAGGCCTCTCCCATGGTGGACGCGCGCCTGGCCGACGGCAGCCGCGTAAATGTTATCATCCCGCCGCTTTCTCTGGTGGGCCCGACGATCACGATAAGGAAGTTTGAAAAGGAGAGTTTTACTTTTTCAAATCTCATTCACATGGGGGCCATCACCGCGGAGATCGTGGAGTTTTTGCGGGTGTGCGTGCTGCTCCGAAAAAACATAATAATATCCGGCGGGACCGGCACCGGAAAAACCACCATACTCAATATTGTTTCCGGTTTCATACCCAAAACGGAAAGGATCGTCACGATAGAGGACGCGGCGGAATTGCGTCTGCCGCAGGATCATGTCGTTTCTCTGGAGTCCCGCCCGCCTAACATAGAGGGGAAAGGCGCTGTCGAGATCAGGAATCTGGTTATCAATTCGCTCAGAATGCGGCCTGACAGGATAGTGATAGGGGAGTGCCGCGGCGGCGAGGCGCTGGATATGCTCCAGGCGATGAACACCGGCCACGACGGTTCACTGACCACCATACACTCTAACAACCCGAGGGATTGTCTTTCAAGGCTGGAAACGCTTGTGCTTATGTCGGGGATGGATCTCCCCGTGACGGCCATTCGTGAGCAGATCGTAGCCGCGGTGAACATCGTCGTGCAGCTGAGCAGATTCTCCGACGGCTCAAGGAAAGTCACTCACATCTGCGAGGTGACGGGCAAAGAGCAGAACAGCATAGTGATGAGCACTCTCTTTAAATTCACCCAGACGGGCATAGGCGAGAAGGGCAGGGTGGAAGGCCGCTTCTCCCCGACGGGAGTGATGCCCACATTCATAAATGAGATAAAATCAAAGGGGATTGCCCTTGACCTGGGCATATTTAAAGAAGGGGGGGCTGAAAATGCGTAAACACTTTTTTTTCCTGATTTTGACCGGGGCGGTTTTTGCCGTTTCCGGATGCGGCGATCAGAAGATCGTTTTTAACGGAGAAATACACAGAGGCGAAATAACTTATCAGTATCAGATAGCGGGAGACACGAATACGGAAGTCGTGGAAGTGCTCGTTGATTATGGCGGATGGGAGGGCGCCTGCGTCAAGGAAATAAGCCACCCCGAAGTCGCCTACGCCTCTAATGTCAGTGGTAAACAAGGCCAATACCGGCTTGAGATAAAGGTGCCGCGAAAACTCGGTTTTCCGAGCGCCGACACCTACACTCTTCAGGCCTGGGCGCCGTCGGGGGCGTTGCCGGGGGAAACTTCATCCAGAAATGAAAAAATTTCAAATTATGCCAGCGCCCGCCCCGGCGAGAATGTCTATGTGAGGCCTTTCCTGCTTGTTTATCACACATTTGAGGAAACCGGCGGCGAATAAATGTTTATAATCCTCCTGAAAACTTTGATCTCACTGGCGCTTTTCGCCGGCATATATTTTATCGTCACGGCGGTTGCTGATGAGATCGAAAGGAAAAAAGAGAAAGAAAAAGAAAACGGAGGGGTTAAAAAAAAGATACTTGATTTGGACGATCTGTTCTCGGCCTTTGAAAAAGATCCCGGTTCAAAAAAAGCGAAAGTCATCAAGTTTTCCTTCGCCGGAGCTTTTTTTGTCATCTTTCTCGCGCTCTCGGGCAAAATGCTCATATCGCTGGCGCTGGGGGTTGCGGGTTTTTTCGCGCCGAAATTTCTCTCGGATCTGAACAAAGAAAAAAAAGCGAAACGGATCGACGACCAGCTCGCCGACGGGCTGGTGCTCATAGCCAATTCGCTCAAGGCCGGCATGAGTTTTCCCCAGACTATTGAGGTGATGTCCAGGCAGGGTAACCCTCCGCTTTCGGATGAGTTCGGCATTGTCGGGCGTGAGGTGAAAATAGGCGTTTCCATGGAACAGTCTCTTTTTAACTTCGTGCACAGATGGCCGGGCATCGTCAATCTGCGCATCGCCGTCATAGCGATAAACATCGCCCAGGAGGTGGGCGGAAATCTTTCGGAGACGCTTTCCCGTCTGAGCGATACCATGAGAAAAAGAAAGGAGATACAGGGCAAGATAGACTCCCTTACAACGCAGGGAAAACTTTCGGGCGTTATCACGGCCTTAATGCCGTTCGCTCTTTTCGCGGCTATTTCATGGATGTCGCCGGACATGATGGCCCCGATGATAAACACCGCGCTGGGAAACCTTATGCTGGTCGTGATACTCGCTCTGATAGCCGCGGGTTTTGTGATAATCCAGAAGATCGTGAATATAGACATATGAAGAAGGGGAAAAATCTGTGAATATAGCGATTCTTGCGTCCGTGTTTTTTACGGTTTTCTTCGTCATCCTTGCCGCCGCCGGCGGAAAAAAGGAAGACGATCTGATGAGCCGTCTTGACCTTTCGCAGCAAAAGGATTCCTCAAAACCGAAGCTGCAGCTGAGTAAGGTCATCATAGGGGGCTTAACCTCCCGCATAAGCGCTCTCAAATATTCGTGGCTTGTGAAATACAGGGACGATGTGCGGCAGAAGCTCAATCAGGCGGGCAATCCCGCGGAGCTGACCCCCGACGGTTTTATAACGCTGGTGCTCGTCAGCATCATCGGCATGATACTTCTTGAGGTGCTTTTTCTTAAAAAAATAAATATTGTCGCCTTCGGCATTTTCGGTATTATGGGATATTTTCTGCCGAACGCGTCGCTTAAAAACATGATAACGAAAAGGCATCATTCCATACTCAGGGAACTGCCCAACATCCTCGATCTTCTGACACTTTCCATGGAGGCGGGCATAGATTTCAACGCCGCGGTGAACAAGGTGATATCAAAATCCGAGAAATCGCCTCTGACCGACGAGCTGCGCCTTATGCAGCAGGGGCTTCGTCTGGGGCAGTCAAGGAAAGAATCAATGACCGAGATGTCCAAAAGGGTGTCTCTGGACGCGCTGACTTCTGTCATATCGGCGATAATACAGGCGGATAATCTCGGGGCCAGTCTCGGCCCGGTTTTGAGGGTGCAGTCGGAACAGATGCGCATAGAGCGTTTTCAGCTCGCCGAGAAGCTCGCTCATCAGGCGCCGGTCAAGATGCTGTTCCCTCTGATGTTTTTCATATTTCCTTCCATTGTTATAATGCTTTTCGGGCCGCTGGCTTTGAAATTCATGGGCGGCGTTTTCGGGGGTGTTTTCTGATGGGAAAAAGGGGTTGATTTATGAACGATAAAAAAACGGAAGAACGCAGGATACGGCCGCCCAGGATAGGTATTGTGACACAGCTTGTTTTAAAATCCATGATTTTTTCCACTTTTTTACTGGCGGCGATATGTTTCTTTATTTTTAAATACCAGAAAAGCGCGCTCATAGAAAACGTCATTCAGAAAAACGCGCTGATGGTGTCCACCTACGCTTCTTTTATGTCCGACGCGAAGCAGATGAACGACGATCTTGTCATAGTGGATTACATAGAGCGCATGAAACGTTCCCCGATGGTGCGTTATATCATGGTTCTGGATGACCGCAGCAGGGTTGTTTTTCATTCTGACATGAGGAAGATAGGCAAAACATATCAGGACGCGGAATCGCTCCGGGCGGTGACTTCCGAGGATCCGGTGACGCAGGAGGTTTTTTCCGAGGGTGAGAGCTTAATGGATTTTTCCGCGCCCATACTGGTCGATCACAAAAAGGCGGCGACGCTGCGCGCGGGTTTCTCCCGGTCGAGCATAGACGCGGGTATAGAAGACATAAAGGAAAATCTCAGCGTTGTGGCCGTGGGGGGGCTTATAATAGTGATCGTCGGCTCGTTTATAATCAATTCGGGCATAGGCGTGGATATAAATCATCTGAAGAATGCCGCCCGTGAAGTGTCCCGCGGCGAACTGCCGGAGACCATAAATGTATCGGGCTCCGGGGAGATAGGGTATCTGGCCAGGGTTCTGGAGAGGATGTTTGAGAAATTCAAGCGGGATCTTTCGGATATTGAAACCCAGAAAAAAGAACTCCGCAAAAATTACGATTTCTTTATTCAGAATCTCGCGGCATTCATCGACGAGGGCATAATAATCATGGACAGCGATAATAAAATAATATTCGCTAATGAGGCGTCAGGGAAAACAGCGGGTTTTTCCGTGCTGGGATGTATGGGGAAACACATGCTCGAGCTCATCAAAAACGCCGAGCTCATAGAGTTCCTGAACCATTGTTCTCAAAACCCCAATGTCGCCGCGATGAGGGAGATACTGTCACTGAACTGCACGGCCGTCGCTGAGGTGGTGAAGGAAATAAGCACGGGCAAAGCGCTCGGCACGGTGGTGCAGTTAAAAAACCTGAAAATTTGAAAAAGGCGCTGAATCTGAACCCGCGGTTCCGGAGTATATTTTTACCGCTTGTTTTGTTTGTCTCCGGCGTAAACGCTTTTTTTATTCCCTCTTCCGAGGATGCCGGAAGCATTGACGCTTATCTTCGCGGCGGGATAGGCGCGCGCCATCTGGCCATGGGCAGGACAGGCGTTTCTTATGTCTCCGGGGCCGAGACGATGTACTGGAATCCGGCGTCTCTCGCCGGGCTTTCCGCTTTTGAGGGAATGCTGTCCTATAATATGCTTTTTGCCGACACTTATGAATTTTTCGCGGGAGAGATAATCCCGACGCAATGGTGGGGTAATTTTGGCGTGGGTATGCTGCGCATGGGGGTGGGGGATGTCGAGGGCTGGAACTCGCAGAATCTTTCAACAGGTAAAATAGAAAACGAAACTTCGGCTTATTTTGTTTCCTACGGCAATTCCGCTTACGCGAGTCCCCTTGAACTGGGGGCCACTCTGAAAATAGTGCATCACAATGTGGCGGGTTACGCGGATAAGGGCTTCGGTTTTGACGCCGGGGCCAGATACACTTTTTTCAGCCGCTCCATCAGCGTCGGCGCGGTTTACCGGAATCTCATGGGACCGTCGATAACGCTCATAAACTGTAAGGAAACATATCCGCCTTCTCTGGCGCTGGGCGTTTCCGCCAATAGAGGGTATTTCCTGCTTTCCGCAGACGCTGCCTTAAGCAGCGGTGAAAACATCAAACTGTCGGCGGGGACCGAATACAGCAGGTACGCTCCCTTCTTTTTCCGGGCCGGCATAAATGAAACGGAACTGAGTTCGGGTTTCGGATATGAGTTCAAAGGATGGAAATTCAATTACGCTTATGCTCTGCACAGCGCCTGGGATGAAAATCTGGGCTCTTCCCACCGCATTGACCTGAGCCGCACTTTTTCGGGGGATCTTCAGAAATTCAAGGCCGGCGCCAATAAGGACGTGACCCGCGCTTTCAAAAAAGCCCGCCGTCGGGCGAGAAAAGGGCAATTGTTTTATGCCGTTGACGCGGCACGGGATACGCTTGAGCTTGATAACCAGCATGAGGAAGCCGCTTTGCTCATACGAGGTATGTATAACGACAGCAAGAGCGGTATTGATTCGGGGAAAATAACAAGATTTGAGGATGTGTCATATTCCCGCGGCCTTATCGCCTACATAGACAACGATCTTCCCTCGGCGCTCAATTATTTGAAGCAGAATCTCAATCTTGTGGTCGCCAACAACGAGGCCCGCGATACCGTGGATAAAATAAATGCCGCTATTCTGAAAAAACGCCGTGAGGCGGAAGCGCGCGAGAAATTTCAAAAAATAGACCAGTATATGAATGACGGTATTTATCTGTATTCCATAGAGGAATATGTTTCCGCCGCGGAAAAATTCACTCTTCTGCTCGAGCTCGCGCCGGACAACGCGGACGCCGCGCGTTATCTGGCGCTTTGCCGGAGCGCCATACAGGAGCTGGAAGAGAAGAGCAGGCCCGCGCCCGCGCCGCGGCCCGTGAAAAAGGAGCCGCCTCCGGTTGAGAAAAAGAAACCGGAGCTCAAATTTGAGGTTGACCCCGAAAAGGCGGAAGCTCTTTATAATGACGGCCTTGTGGAATATTCGCTCGGGAGGATCAAAAACGCCCTCCATTACTGGGAGATGGCGATAAAGTACGACCCCAAGAACAAAAAAATAAAAAAAGCTATCATCAACGCTGAGAAAAAACTGAAATGAAGGAGAGGGAAGAATGAAGAAAATATTACTGACGGCGCTCCTGGCCGCCGCCTTTATCGTGCAGGACGCGCATTCGTCGGGCGAGTCCCGGAAATCAAATAAGCTTTATAAAGCGGCCAGGGCGGATATTAAAAATGGCCTTTATCTGACGGCTTATGACAAACTCTCCGAAGCCTACTGGCTCGACCCCTTCAACGACGGGGCCTTGAAAGAAATGGACAGGATCACGAAATCCTTTAAGAAAAATCTCGCCGAATGGTGCGAATATGATTTTGAACAGAAGTCATACGGCTCCGGTTTTCTTTTTTATACGCAGGGCGATTATAAAAACGCCGTCAAGGAATGGGAAAAAGTGCTCATGGTGAAGGAGAACAGGGAGGTGCGGGATTACTACGAATATATCTCAGGGGAACTGAAAAAAGGCATGGAAAAAGAAAAGCTGTTATACGGCGGCAAGGCGAAGCTGGACAGGGAAAATGCCGAGAAACTCAAAGAGGAAGAAAAGGACAAGAAAAAGGCCGTGAAGAAAGACCCCCCTCCCGCGCCGAAATCCCCTCCCAAAGCCGCCCCGTCGGCGGCGCCTAAGACGCAGGAGCCGAAAATAGATAAGGCCAAAGCCGAGAAATATTATAACGAAGGGCTCCAGCAGTACAGCCAGGGCTATCTGAAACTTGCCGCGGCGAGCTGGAAAAATACGCTGAAATATAATCCCGGGCACACCAGAGCCCAAAGGGCGCTCACCAGAGCCGAGAAGATGCTGAAAACAAATGAATAACCTTATTCTTTCGGATATCGCCTCAAACTTGCGGGCGGAGGATTATGCGCTTATTGTTTTTACGCTTGCAGCGGCCGCCACCGACGCGTGGAGGAAGAAAATATACAACTGGGCCACGCTTCCCGCTTTTATAGCGGGCGTAACCCTTGCGGCGTTTTCCGGCGGCTGGAAAGGTCTGGGCTTTTCTCTCCTGGGAGCGTTCGCGGGCTTTATAATCCTTTATTTTTTCTGGGCGGCCGGCGGGATGGGCGCTGGGGATGTGAAATTCCTGATGGCGGTCGGCGCTATAAAAGGGCCGATCTTTGTTTTCAAATCGGCTCTTTGCGGAATTTTCGTGGCGGGGATAGTGACGGTGATATGGATGCTGGCCAGAGGCGTTTTTTTTAAAAGCATTAAGAATGTCCTTATCCCTTTTTACACATCTTTTGTGTCGGGCTTCAGCGTCTCTCCCATGCCGCGGACGACGAGCCCGGCTCTTCCTTTCGGTTTTTATCTGGCGATAGGTGTGATGGGATACTGGCTGTACGGGGCGCTATGAAAAAAATCAAAAAAGCAATGAGCATTTTATCCGGAAGAAAGAATTCCATTTTATTCACAAAAAAAGAGAGAGAAAAGGAAAAAAAATATTTACGGAGTTTGAGTTTTGAAAAAAGCGCGGCCATCGTGGAGAATTTAATCACGTGCAGATTGGGCAGGGATATTCTTGAGGCTAATAAAAAATGGAACAAAAAATAAAAAAGAAAGAAGGACTGGATTACCTGTTCGGGGAAATTTGTTCTATTTTGAAAAAAAATAAAATCCCGTATTTAGTGATAGGGGGACTCGCTGCGGGTGTCTTGGGAAAACCGCGTTTTACGGAAGACGCTGATTTTTTAATTTTTATACCGCGTTCAAAGGCGAAAAAACTTTTGAAAACGCTGAGGGGGCAGGGTTTTAATTTTGACAGGAAAGAGGCGGAGAACACAATTATTGCCAGAGGGGTTTTTAGAGTTTCCCTGGGGGCGTATCACGCTGATTTTATCATCAACACAATTAAGATAGGAAAGGCGGCGCTTAAAAGAGCTTTTGATGTGAAATTGTTCGGTAAAAAAGTGAAATTCCCATCGCCGGAGGATTTAATTTTATTTAAATTGATCGCCGGGCGTGAGCTTGATATAATGGACGCCAAAAACATTTATTTTAGGCACCGTGATAAAATTGATGAACAGTATCTGATTAAATCAGCGCAGCAGATTTGCGATGAAATTGAAGATATGGGCGTTTGGAAACGCCTGCAGAAATTATTGAAAGAGAAGTTATGAACAAGCCGAACACGCCCTCCATCCCTGCGCTACGGGGCTTGCTTTTTACGGTTATTGTTTGTTTTTTATTTTTCTTTTTTCATGTTCCGTTTCTGCATGCCGAC carries:
- a CDS encoding prepilin peptidase — translated: MNNLILSDIASNLRAEDYALIVFTLAAAATDAWRKKIYNWATLPAFIAGVTLAAFSGGWKGLGFSLLGAFAGFIILYFFWAAGGMGAGDVKFLMAVGAIKGPIFVFKSALCGIFVAGIVTVIWMLARGVFFKSIKNVLIPFYTSFVSGFSVSPMPRTTSPALPFGFYLAIGVMGYWLYGAL